Proteins encoded together in one Aurantiacibacter aquimixticola window:
- a CDS encoding DUF1489 family protein → MPLHLTKIAFGAKSFGDIERWYAGRSSPHLTTRYRPTRWEECIGGSLFWIHDHNLVARSPILGFSQTDNGRWRIEMEPRLIRVLPRPKRAHQGWRYLKGEPPRDLEDGEDVGDLIPGRLAGKLQRLGLI, encoded by the coding sequence ATGCCGCTGCATCTGACCAAGATCGCTTTCGGAGCGAAGAGCTTCGGCGATATCGAGCGGTGGTATGCGGGGCGCAGCAGTCCTCATCTGACCACCCGCTATCGCCCGACGCGGTGGGAGGAATGCATCGGCGGATCGCTCTTCTGGATCCACGATCACAATCTGGTCGCCCGTTCGCCGATCCTCGGCTTCTCTCAGACCGATAATGGCCGCTGGCGGATCGAGATGGAGCCACGCCTCATCCGCGTGCTGCCGCGCCCGAAGCGCGCGCATCAGGGCTGGCGCTATCTGAAAGGCGAACCCCCGCGCGATCTGGAGGACGGCGAGGATGTGGGCGATCTCATCCCCGGCCGCCTGGCGGGCAAACTGCAACGGCTGGGATTGATCTAG
- a CDS encoding serine hydrolase, with protein MRYTLAAALAAPALVIATPAAAQDPVGYWEGMLDAGTVQLPIGVNIERAADGTLTGTLDSPAQNSFDIPVGEIVQEGDSLTITVPVIGGRYEAEWDAAQQGWRGFFNQGGQALPLALTPGTRPERSAAAQPALPADWAIPANDAVSEIVGERLAMRPGTGMVVGMLTPDGIRVVSNGPGEGTPYDADTLFEIGSITKVFAALLLADMALDGTVSLDDPVADYLPDGVTMPSRNGQQITLKNLARHDSGLPRLPDNMAAADIRDPYVDYGEAELLEFLSGYELTRDIGSEYAYSNLGFGLLGYALERAGGADFETLLRQRILDPLEMTDTAITLSDEQQARFATGRDEYNRETLAWSMNALSAAGALKSNATDLLKFAHAAMDPQSAIAPAMQLALSDLRDAPGYRSGLGWMVANTPSGMIAMHGGGTGGFRAHVAVQENTGRGVVVLTNSAIEPSTQDIALHLLAGAPLAEAQPVPDAPVEVARDEVTLTTAQLDRVVGTYRFGPGVDLVITREGDQLMAAVTGQAALPIYPRSQTEFFYRAVNAEVAFAEENGEIVGATFTQDGRVSPLTVVE; from the coding sequence ATGCGTTACACTCTGGCCGCGGCGCTTGCCGCACCCGCACTCGTGATCGCGACGCCCGCCGCGGCGCAGGATCCAGTCGGCTATTGGGAAGGCATGCTCGATGCGGGCACGGTGCAGCTGCCCATCGGCGTGAATATCGAGCGGGCCGCGGACGGCACGCTGACCGGGACACTCGACAGCCCGGCGCAGAACAGTTTCGACATTCCGGTCGGCGAGATCGTGCAGGAAGGCGACAGCCTGACCATCACCGTACCCGTCATCGGCGGCCGATACGAGGCGGAGTGGGACGCGGCGCAGCAGGGTTGGCGCGGCTTCTTCAATCAGGGCGGGCAAGCGCTGCCGCTTGCTCTCACCCCCGGCACACGGCCCGAGCGCAGCGCTGCCGCGCAGCCTGCGCTCCCGGCGGACTGGGCGATCCCGGCGAATGATGCGGTGTCCGAGATCGTGGGCGAGCGGCTCGCCATGCGGCCGGGCACCGGCATGGTGGTCGGCATGCTGACGCCCGACGGCATCCGCGTGGTCTCCAATGGGCCGGGCGAGGGCACGCCCTACGATGCGGACACTCTGTTCGAAATCGGCTCCATCACGAAGGTCTTCGCCGCATTGCTGCTTGCCGACATGGCGCTCGACGGCACCGTTTCGCTGGACGATCCGGTGGCCGACTACCTGCCCGACGGCGTAACCATGCCGAGCCGGAATGGCCAGCAGATCACGCTGAAGAACCTTGCCCGCCACGATAGCGGCCTGCCGCGCTTGCCAGATAATATGGCCGCGGCAGACATTCGCGATCCCTATGTTGATTATGGCGAGGCGGAACTGCTCGAATTTCTCTCGGGCTACGAGCTCACCCGCGATATCGGCAGCGAATATGCCTACTCCAATCTCGGCTTCGGCCTGCTCGGCTACGCGCTGGAGCGGGCGGGCGGTGCCGATTTCGAAACGCTGCTGCGCCAGCGCATCCTCGATCCGCTGGAGATGACCGATACTGCGATCACGCTCAGCGACGAGCAGCAGGCGCGCTTCGCCACCGGGCGCGACGAATACAATCGGGAGACGCTGGCCTGGAGCATGAACGCCTTGTCGGCCGCCGGGGCGCTGAAATCCAACGCCACCGACCTGCTCAAATTCGCCCACGCCGCGATGGACCCGCAATCGGCGATCGCGCCCGCCATGCAGCTTGCCCTGTCGGACCTGCGCGATGCGCCGGGCTATCGCAGCGGACTGGGCTGGATGGTGGCAAACACGCCGAGCGGCATGATCGCCATGCATGGCGGCGGCACGGGCGGCTTTCGCGCGCATGTCGCCGTTCAGGAAAATACCGGGCGCGGCGTGGTGGTACTGACCAACAGCGCCATAGAGCCCTCGACGCAGGACATTGCGCTGCACCTGCTGGCCGGCGCGCCCCTGGCCGAGGCGCAGCCCGTGCCCGATGCGCCCGTCGAAGTGGCGCGCGACGAAGTAACCCTCACCACCGCCCAGCTGGACCGCGTCGTCGGCACCTATCGCTTCGGCCCCGGCGTGGATCTCGTCATCACGCGCGAAGGCGATCAGCTGATGGCCGCGGTGACGGGCCAGGCCGCCTTGCCGATCTATCCGCGTTCTCAGACCGAATTCTTCTACCGCGCCGTGAATGCCGAAGTGGCGTTTGCCGAGGAGAATGGCGAGATAGTCGGTGCGACGTTCACGCAAGATGGACGGGTGTCGCCGCTGACGGTGGTCGAGTGA
- a CDS encoding SRPBCC family protein: MFGALATTPSVSAAAQDEQQDAAGVVMSEMVRISESEMALKQSVIVDADLEQTWAFFTEPSQVMRWMAPVADVDLRTGGTIRTHYDSCASIGDANTIELTIVNFVPQHLLTLQSNLDTAREAEWMNEEIYARRENLYNVIEFTPLDRDRTQITSWGLGYGDGPTWQTMFDFFIRGNEWSFGQLNRAIAGEEVWPDCAN; this comes from the coding sequence TTGTTCGGCGCGCTCGCCACGACGCCATCGGTCAGTGCTGCTGCCCAAGATGAACAACAAGATGCGGCCGGTGTGGTCATGTCCGAGATGGTGCGTATCAGCGAGAGTGAAATGGCTCTCAAGCAATCGGTGATCGTTGATGCCGACCTCGAACAGACGTGGGCGTTTTTTACCGAGCCGAGCCAGGTCATGCGCTGGATGGCACCTGTGGCCGATGTCGATCTGAGGACTGGGGGCACGATCCGAACGCACTACGATAGCTGCGCTTCCATCGGAGATGCCAATACGATCGAGCTTACCATCGTGAACTTCGTGCCGCAGCACCTGCTGACCCTGCAATCGAACCTCGACACCGCGCGCGAAGCAGAGTGGATGAACGAGGAAATCTACGCGCGGCGCGAAAATCTTTACAATGTCATCGAGTTTACGCCGCTTGATCGCGATCGAACGCAAATCACCAGCTGGGGCCTTGGTTATGGCGATGGACCGACATGGCAAACCATGTTCGATTTCTTCATCCGGGGAAACGAATGGTCCTTCGGACAATTGAACAGGGCCATCGCTGGCGAAGAGGTATGGCCAGACTGCGCCAATTGA
- the mgtE gene encoding magnesium transporter, translating into MSATDLQDRDVETPVQGEGEQFDEENRLKPEFVRQVRESLRDDNEDSTYDLVEPLHPADIADLFELFEREDRTMLAAAITDLMGSEVIAELNDYVREDMLEALPPEAVADIVEQLETDDAVQLIEDLDEPDQRAILSQVEPGDRAAIESALTYPEESAGRLMQRELVAVPESMTVGDLIDYLRKSDDLITEFWEVFIVDHRYHPVGSCQLSWTLRTPRDIALTDVMKRDQTLIPVGMDQEEVALRFQKYALISAAVVDESGRLVGQLTVDDIVHIIQEEADEDVMLLSGAGEGDINEPLRDAYSARVRWLIANLGTAVVASAIIAFFGAAIEQLVALAILMPIVASIGGNAGTQTMAVTVRAIAMNQLTRSNTKRILLRELKVALMNGATVAVLIGIATALLFTPQLGAVIAAAMIVNIIVSGMAGVLVPVAFERLDQDPAVASSVFVTMITDSMGFFAFLGLAVLAGLATV; encoded by the coding sequence ATGAGCGCAACCGATCTCCAGGACCGCGACGTCGAGACACCCGTTCAGGGCGAAGGCGAGCAGTTCGACGAGGAGAACCGGCTGAAGCCTGAATTCGTCCGCCAGGTCCGCGAGAGCCTGCGCGACGACAATGAGGACAGCACGTATGACCTCGTCGAGCCGCTCCACCCGGCCGACATTGCCGACCTGTTCGAGCTGTTCGAGCGGGAAGATCGCACCATGCTCGCCGCCGCCATCACGGATCTGATGGGCAGCGAGGTGATCGCCGAGCTCAACGACTACGTGCGAGAGGACATGCTGGAGGCGCTGCCGCCCGAAGCGGTCGCCGACATCGTCGAACAGCTGGAGACGGACGATGCCGTCCAGCTGATCGAGGACCTCGACGAGCCGGACCAGCGCGCCATCCTGTCCCAAGTCGAACCCGGGGACCGCGCCGCGATCGAGAGCGCCCTCACCTATCCGGAGGAGAGCGCGGGCCGCCTGATGCAGCGCGAGCTGGTTGCCGTGCCAGAAAGCATGACGGTGGGGGATCTCATCGACTATCTGCGGAAGAGCGACGACCTGATCACCGAGTTCTGGGAAGTGTTCATCGTCGATCACCGCTACCACCCGGTCGGATCCTGCCAGCTGAGCTGGACCCTGCGCACCCCGCGCGACATCGCCCTGACCGACGTGATGAAGCGGGACCAGACGCTGATCCCCGTGGGCATGGACCAGGAAGAGGTCGCGCTCCGCTTTCAGAAGTATGCCCTGATCTCCGCCGCCGTGGTGGATGAGAGCGGGCGACTGGTCGGCCAGCTGACGGTCGACGACATCGTCCACATCATCCAGGAGGAAGCGGACGAGGACGTCATGCTGCTGTCGGGCGCGGGCGAAGGCGATATCAATGAGCCGCTGCGCGACGCATACTCCGCCCGCGTGCGCTGGCTGATCGCCAATCTCGGCACCGCCGTTGTGGCCAGCGCCATCATCGCTTTCTTCGGCGCCGCGATCGAGCAGCTGGTGGCGCTCGCCATCCTCATGCCCATCGTCGCCAGCATCGGCGGCAATGCCGGCACGCAGACGATGGCGGTGACGGTGCGCGCCATCGCCATGAACCAGCTCACCCGAAGCAACACGAAGCGCATCCTGCTTCGGGAGCTGAAGGTGGCGCTGATGAACGGCGCGACGGTCGCCGTGCTGATCGGCATCGCGACCGCCTTGCTGTTCACGCCGCAACTCGGCGCGGTGATCGCGGCGGCCATGATCGTCAACATCATCGTCTCCGGCATGGCGGGCGTGCTGGTGCCCGTCGCCTTCGAGCGGCTGGACCAGGACCCGGCGGTGGCGAGCAGCGTGTTCGTGACCATGATCACCGACTCGATGGGCTTCTTCGCCTTCCTCGGCCTCGCCGTCCTGGCAGGCCTCGCCACCGTGTGA
- a CDS encoding peptidylprolyl isomerase, which yields MADQTLTFTLDTGDGDGKDVVIKLRPDLAPKHVERITELAKDGFYDGVVFHRVIPGFMAQGGDPTGTGMSGSDKPNLDQEFSDHAHTRGTCSMARTQDPNSANSQFFICFDDARFLDRQYTVWGEVESGMDHVDALPKGEPPANPGKIVKATVG from the coding sequence ATGGCTGACCAGACACTCACCTTCACCCTCGACACCGGCGATGGGGACGGCAAGGACGTGGTCATCAAGCTGCGGCCGGACCTTGCGCCCAAGCATGTCGAGCGGATTACCGAACTGGCCAAGGACGGCTTCTACGATGGCGTCGTGTTCCATCGCGTGATCCCCGGCTTCATGGCGCAAGGCGGCGATCCGACCGGCACCGGCATGAGCGGCAGCGACAAGCCGAATCTCGATCAGGAATTCAGCGATCACGCCCATACGCGCGGCACCTGCTCCATGGCCCGCACGCAGGATCCGAACAGCGCGAACAGCCAGTTCTTCATCTGCTTCGACGATGCCCGCTTCCTCGATCGGCAATACACCGTCTGGGGCGAAGTCGAGAGCGGCATGGACCATGTCGACGCGCTGCCCAAGGGCGAGCCGCCCGCCAATCCGGGCAAGATCGTGAAAGCGACCGTGGGCTGA
- a CDS encoding LysR substrate-binding domain-containing protein gives MRRLPPLRALEAFIRTVRLGSARAAANELALSPSALSRRITNLEEFTGRKLFSRSGQTMRLTDEGRAFYDAVAPQLEALAAAVETQSENLQLMRLRLGVMPLFGTQRLFPRLGELRASHPRLHLDIDTGPHLIDRVGDTLDAAIGLTAEPDPSLYSVQLDQNTIHAIANVELAKQLGDTPDAEALAKQTFLVHTDMPASFEAWKAALGLKGMQPAAIDHYDSGQLILEAAAQSIGIAIMHDDHLARNKDPRLARLYDQRVESPYSYWFMCRPADLEARPVRIFHDWLVQAGL, from the coding sequence GTGCGTCGTCTTCCGCCCTTACGCGCCCTGGAGGCTTTCATCCGCACCGTGCGGCTCGGCTCCGCGCGTGCGGCGGCGAATGAGCTTGCGCTGAGCCCTTCGGCCCTTTCACGCCGGATTACCAATCTGGAAGAGTTTACGGGACGCAAGCTATTTTCCCGCTCGGGACAGACCATGCGGCTGACCGATGAAGGCCGCGCTTTCTACGATGCGGTCGCCCCGCAGCTCGAGGCGCTCGCGGCAGCGGTCGAGACGCAGAGCGAGAACCTGCAGCTGATGCGCTTGCGACTGGGCGTGATGCCGCTTTTCGGCACACAGCGCCTCTTCCCACGGCTTGGCGAGCTGCGCGCCAGCCATCCGCGCCTGCATCTCGATATCGATACCGGCCCGCACCTGATTGACCGCGTCGGCGATACGCTCGACGCGGCGATCGGGCTTACCGCGGAGCCGGATCCCTCGCTCTACAGCGTTCAGCTGGATCAGAACACGATCCACGCCATCGCCAATGTCGAGCTCGCCAAGCAGCTTGGCGACACGCCCGATGCCGAGGCGCTGGCAAAGCAGACCTTCCTCGTCCACACCGACATGCCTGCCAGTTTCGAGGCATGGAAGGCGGCACTGGGTCTGAAAGGCATGCAGCCTGCCGCAATCGATCACTACGATTCCGGTCAGCTCATCCTGGAGGCGGCGGCGCAGTCCATCGGCATCGCCATCATGCATGACGACCACTTGGCGCGGAACAAGGACCCCCGTCTCGCGCGGCTATACGACCAGCGCGTCGAAAGCCCCTATTCCTACTGGTTCATGTGTCGCCCGGCGGACCTCGAGGCCCGACCGGTGCGCATCTTCCATGACTGGCTGGTGCAGGCGGGGCTCTAG
- a CDS encoding hemolysin family protein codes for MPDTEKPDGSQSGDADSSSGGGLWNAIRGLFEDDADTSLRAQLEEAIDEHEDEAARNGGEEADGSDLSSAEVVMLKNLLHFSEHDADDVAIPRSEIIAIDAAASWDEMVAAFAEHGISRMPVYQGQLDEVIGMMHIKDVFAYLASGEKPPEEWSTLMRQPLYVPQARGAMDVLADMRARRTHLAIVVDEFSGTDGIITIEDLVEEIVGEIEDEHDDDPIEHLIEVNPGMWDADARAELDDVAEKVGDKQLAEVEQPVDTLGGLAFLLAEEVPQPGAVLDHPSGWKIEVMEGDETHVTRLRLHAPPEAGDDEDE; via the coding sequence ATGCCCGACACCGAAAAACCGGACGGCTCTCAATCGGGAGACGCGGACAGTAGCAGCGGCGGCGGATTGTGGAACGCGATCCGCGGCCTGTTCGAAGACGATGCCGACACCTCGCTGCGCGCGCAGCTGGAAGAGGCGATCGACGAGCATGAGGACGAGGCCGCGCGCAATGGCGGCGAGGAGGCGGATGGCAGCGATCTGTCCTCCGCCGAGGTCGTCATGCTCAAGAACCTCCTGCATTTCAGCGAGCACGATGCCGATGACGTGGCCATCCCGCGCAGCGAGATCATCGCCATCGACGCCGCCGCCAGCTGGGACGAGATGGTCGCCGCCTTCGCGGAACACGGCATCAGCCGCATGCCGGTATATCAGGGCCAGCTCGATGAAGTGATTGGCATGATGCACATCAAGGATGTGTTCGCCTATCTCGCCAGCGGTGAAAAGCCGCCCGAAGAATGGTCCACGCTGATGCGCCAGCCGCTCTACGTACCGCAGGCGCGCGGCGCGATGGATGTGCTGGCCGACATGCGCGCGCGCCGTACGCATCTGGCTATCGTGGTCGATGAATTTTCCGGCACGGACGGCATTATCACGATCGAGGATCTGGTCGAGGAAATCGTCGGCGAGATCGAGGACGAGCACGACGACGATCCGATCGAGCATCTGATCGAAGTCAATCCCGGCATGTGGGATGCCGACGCCCGCGCCGAACTGGATGATGTGGCCGAAAAGGTGGGCGACAAGCAGCTGGCCGAGGTCGAGCAGCCGGTCGACACGCTGGGCGGCCTCGCCTTTCTGCTGGCCGAAGAGGTGCCGCAGCCCGGCGCCGTGCTCGATCATCCCAGCGGCTGGAAGATCGAGGTGATGGAGGGCGACGAAACGCATGTCACGCGCCTCCGCCTTCATGCCCCGCCCGAAGCGGGCGACGACGAAGACGAGTGA
- the ybeY gene encoding rRNA maturation RNase YbeY — MQIEIDIEEWPDGNWPDLAKRTADAAAQVAPELANPRLVASLLFTTDDVVHQLNREWRGKDKPTNVLSFPMVERTDLVHLDPDEGAPEMLGDIALAHKTCAREAREKEISLEDHAAHLIVHGMLHLAGYDHETSDADAEEMEAMEVKALALLGIANPYTAHETE, encoded by the coding sequence ATGCAGATCGAAATCGACATCGAGGAATGGCCAGATGGCAACTGGCCGGACCTGGCCAAGCGCACTGCCGATGCTGCTGCGCAGGTCGCGCCGGAGCTCGCCAATCCGCGTCTGGTCGCCAGCCTGCTCTTCACGACGGACGACGTGGTGCACCAACTCAATCGCGAATGGCGCGGCAAGGACAAGCCCACAAATGTGCTTAGCTTTCCCATGGTCGAGCGCACCGATCTCGTGCATCTCGACCCCGATGAAGGCGCGCCGGAAATGCTCGGTGATATTGCTCTTGCGCATAAGACCTGCGCCCGGGAAGCGCGCGAGAAAGAAATATCACTGGAGGACCACGCAGCGCATTTGATCGTCCACGGCATGCTTCACCTCGCCGGTTACGATCACGAGACATCCGATGCCGATGCCGAGGAAATGGAGGCGATGGAAGTGAAGGCGCTTGCACTTTTGGGCATCGCGAACCCATATACCGCTCACGAAACCGAATAA
- a CDS encoding PhoH family protein has product MARKSTSAGTRSSDHPAFLNRSASGEPGAGRARIEIGFDEQAVLGALFGEFDTNLVQIENRLGVFIAARGDKVSIEGPAEEVARARDVLMKMHEKLLTGEEMDAGAIEALIAMSNEPTLEGIITGDAKAPPIMIRTRKRTITPRSAMQGEYMHLLAKKDVIFALGPAGTGKTYLAVAQAISQLITGSVQRLILSRPAVEAGEKLGFLPGDMKEKVDPYLRPLYDALYDCMPPEQVDRRIASGEIEIAPIAFMRGRTLADAFVILDEAQNTTKEQMKMFLTRFGQNSRMVVCGDPRQVDIPGGDRMSGLADAVERLEDVEGIGVTRFTAADVVRHPIVGRIVEAYEGEDAAP; this is encoded by the coding sequence ATGGCCCGCAAATCGACCAGTGCCGGCACCCGCAGCAGCGACCATCCGGCATTCTTGAACCGTTCCGCCTCGGGCGAGCCCGGTGCCGGACGGGCACGGATAGAAATCGGCTTCGATGAACAGGCCGTCCTCGGCGCATTGTTCGGCGAATTCGACACCAATCTTGTCCAGATTGAAAACCGGCTCGGCGTGTTTATTGCAGCGAGAGGCGATAAGGTGTCCATCGAAGGGCCTGCTGAAGAAGTCGCCCGTGCGCGCGACGTGCTGATGAAAATGCACGAAAAGCTGCTGACGGGCGAGGAAATGGACGCCGGCGCGATCGAGGCGCTGATCGCCATGTCCAATGAACCGACGCTGGAAGGCATCATTACCGGCGATGCGAAAGCGCCGCCAATCATGATCCGCACGCGCAAAAGAACCATCACGCCGCGCAGCGCCATGCAGGGTGAATATATGCACCTGCTGGCGAAGAAGGACGTCATATTCGCGCTCGGCCCGGCGGGCACCGGCAAGACCTACCTCGCCGTTGCGCAGGCGATCAGCCAGCTTATCACCGGCAGCGTGCAGCGCCTGATCCTGTCGCGCCCTGCGGTCGAGGCGGGCGAGAAGCTGGGCTTCCTCCCCGGCGACATGAAGGAGAAGGTCGATCCCTATCTACGCCCGCTTTACGATGCGCTCTACGATTGCATGCCGCCAGAGCAGGTCGATCGGCGTATCGCCAGCGGAGAGATCGAGATCGCGCCCATCGCCTTCATGCGTGGTCGGACGCTCGCGGACGCCTTCGTGATCCTGGACGAAGCGCAGAACACCACGAAGGAACAGATGAAGATGTTCCTGACACGCTTCGGGCAGAACAGCCGCATGGTCGTTTGCGGCGATCCGCGGCAGGTGGACATTCCCGGAGGCGACCGCATGAGCGGCCTTGCCGACGCGGTCGAGCGGCTGGAAGATGTCGAAGGCATCGGCGTCACGCGCTTCACCGCCGCCGACGTGGTCCGCCACCCGATCGTGGGGCGTATCGTCGAGGCGTATGAAGGCGAGGATGCAGCGCCCTGA
- the miaB gene encoding tRNA (N6-isopentenyl adenosine(37)-C2)-methylthiotransferase MiaB: MKSTDKPRTYRVKSFGCQMNVYDGERMGELLEAKGIAPAREDEDADLVVLNTCHIREKATEKVYSDVGRIEKAGRLAGKTPMIAVAGCVAQAEGEEIMKRAPGVGMVVGPQAYHRLGDMVDRAALGERSTDTDMPENAKFAELPSRGTRSPTAFLTVQEGCDKFCTYCVVPYTRGAEISRPFTELVDEAKRLVDQGAREITLLGQNVNAWSGEDAIGHAQGLDGLIRAIAKLPSLERIRYTTSHPNDFTDGLVRCHGEEEKLMPFLHLPVQSGSDRVLKAMNRSHTAESYLHLLDRVRAARPDIALSGDFIVGFPGETDADFEETLKLVDTVGYAQAFSFKYSPRPGTPAAAMDSQIPREVMDERLQRLQAALNRDQLAFNEASIGRACDVLVERKGKLSGQWLGKSPWLQSVHFTAEAAIGDMVRVELVEAGANSLGARASEPVSAQSTSSR, translated from the coding sequence ATGAAAAGCACGGACAAACCACGGACCTACAGGGTCAAGAGCTTCGGCTGCCAGATGAACGTCTACGATGGCGAACGCATGGGCGAACTGCTCGAAGCGAAGGGCATCGCACCCGCACGGGAAGACGAAGATGCCGATCTGGTCGTGCTGAACACCTGCCATATCCGCGAAAAGGCGACTGAAAAGGTCTATTCCGATGTCGGTCGCATCGAAAAGGCGGGCCGCCTTGCCGGAAAGACGCCGATGATTGCCGTGGCAGGCTGTGTGGCGCAGGCAGAGGGCGAGGAAATCATGAAGCGCGCGCCGGGCGTGGGCATGGTGGTCGGGCCGCAGGCCTATCATCGCCTCGGCGATATGGTCGATCGCGCCGCCTTGGGAGAGCGCAGCACCGACACAGACATGCCGGAGAATGCAAAGTTCGCCGAGCTTCCGTCGCGCGGCACGCGCTCCCCGACCGCATTTCTCACCGTCCAGGAAGGGTGCGACAAGTTCTGCACCTATTGCGTGGTGCCTTATACCCGCGGCGCGGAGATCTCTCGCCCCTTCACAGAGCTGGTGGACGAGGCAAAGCGGCTGGTCGATCAAGGTGCGCGCGAAATCACGCTGCTGGGGCAGAACGTGAATGCGTGGTCGGGCGAGGACGCCATTGGCCACGCGCAGGGTCTCGATGGGCTCATCAGAGCGATCGCCAAGCTGCCGTCATTGGAGCGCATCCGCTATACAACCAGCCATCCGAACGATTTCACCGACGGCCTGGTGCGCTGTCACGGCGAGGAGGAGAAGCTTATGCCATTCCTCCATTTGCCGGTGCAGAGCGGGTCCGACCGCGTGCTGAAAGCCATGAACCGCAGCCACACCGCAGAAAGCTATCTGCACCTGCTCGACCGCGTACGCGCCGCGCGCCCCGATATCGCGCTGAGCGGCGATTTCATTGTCGGTTTTCCTGGCGAAACGGATGCCGATTTCGAAGAGACGCTGAAACTCGTCGATACGGTCGGTTACGCGCAGGCGTTCAGTTTCAAATATTCTCCTCGCCCCGGAACGCCTGCCGCCGCGATGGACAGCCAGATTCCGCGCGAGGTCATGGACGAGCGGCTGCAGCGCCTGCAGGCCGCGCTGAACCGCGATCAGCTGGCCTTTAACGAAGCAAGCATTGGGCGCGCCTGTGATGTGCTGGTCGAGCGCAAGGGCAAGCTATCCGGGCAATGGCTCGGCAAATCGCCCTGGCTGCAATCGGTCCATTTCACTGCCGAAGCCGCCATCGGTGACATGGTCCGCGTAGAGCTGGTGGAAGCCGGTGCCAATTCGCTCGGCGCGCGCGCTTCGGAGCCGGTTTCAGCTCAATCAACGAGTTCGCGGTAA
- a CDS encoding lysophospholipid acyltransferase family protein, which translates to MSKAVAAQTAHISLIGYLLIALRLPLMLALLLICVPLHYLWRMLGLDRTWPRVFLTGVGFVIGLRIRRQGKRVPGALLLANHVSWMDILALSQAANSAYVAHDGLARFGFLKWLCEMNETVFVARHRRAEVSKQAVQIRAALDHGGTLTLFPEGTTADGTVLLPFKSSLLGALEPLPEGASVQPVLLDYADAPQIAWVGEEPGLDNFKRILARLKPLRIDVHFFQPLEGEELTNRKTMTAAARGQIERALLSSRRNLS; encoded by the coding sequence ATGTCGAAGGCCGTTGCCGCTCAGACCGCTCACATCTCACTCATCGGCTATCTTCTGATCGCGCTCCGGTTGCCGCTGATGCTGGCACTGCTGCTGATCTGCGTGCCGCTGCATTATCTGTGGCGGATGCTGGGGCTGGACCGGACTTGGCCGCGCGTGTTCCTGACCGGCGTCGGCTTCGTCATCGGTCTTCGCATCCGTCGGCAAGGCAAGCGTGTGCCGGGCGCATTATTGTTGGCCAACCATGTCAGCTGGATGGACATCCTGGCCCTCTCGCAAGCCGCGAACAGCGCCTATGTCGCCCATGATGGCTTGGCACGGTTCGGCTTCCTGAAATGGCTGTGCGAGATGAACGAAACGGTCTTCGTTGCCCGCCATCGCCGCGCCGAGGTTTCCAAGCAGGCCGTTCAAATCCGCGCCGCGTTGGACCACGGTGGCACTCTGACGCTGTTCCCCGAAGGCACCACGGCGGATGGCACAGTTCTGCTGCCCTTCAAATCCAGTCTGCTCGGCGCGCTGGAACCCCTGCCCGAGGGCGCCAGCGTGCAGCCCGTCTTGCTCGACTATGCCGATGCACCGCAGATCGCCTGGGTCGGAGAGGAGCCGGGGCTCGACAATTTCAAGCGAATCCTCGCGCGGCTTAAACCGTTGCGCATCGATGTGCATTTCTTTCAGCCGCTCGAAGGTGAGGAACTGACCAATCGCAAGACCATGACCGCTGCCGCGCGTGGGCAGATCGAGCGGGCACTGCTTTCATCACGCCGCAATTTATCCTAA
- a CDS encoding Fur family transcriptional regulator: MIDLEALCAERGLRITDQRRTIAKVLSESDDHPDVEKLHERASAIDPKISIATVYRTVRLFEEAGILDRHDFGDGRARYEAAPEAHHDHLIDVETGKVVEFVDPELEALQKVIAERLGYRLVDHRMELYAVRLDREEKKG, from the coding sequence ATGATCGACCTTGAAGCCCTTTGCGCCGAACGCGGCTTGCGCATCACCGATCAGCGTCGGACGATTGCGAAAGTTCTGTCCGAGAGCGATGATCATCCCGATGTCGAGAAGCTTCACGAGCGCGCCTCCGCGATCGATCCGAAGATTTCCATCGCCACCGTCTATCGCACCGTGCGCCTGTTCGAAGAGGCGGGTATTCTCGATCGCCACGATTTCGGCGATGGCCGTGCGCGTTATGAAGCTGCGCCCGAAGCGCATCATGATCACTTGATCGACGTGGAAACCGGCAAGGTTGTCGAATTTGTCGATCCGGAACTTGAAGCGCTTCAGAAAGTCATTGCCGAGCGGCTCGGATACCGCCTCGTCGATCACCGGATGGAGCTTTATGCCGTCCGCCTCGATCGTGAAGAGAAAAAGGGCTGA